From the Lemur catta isolate mLemCat1 chromosome 1, mLemCat1.pri, whole genome shotgun sequence genome, the window tattctttttttttttttttttttttttttttttgtttgtttttttgttttttttttttttttttatatatattttttttatttcagctcatcatgggggtacataagtttaggttatatacattttccatgtcccacccatccccccgagtcagagtcccaagcgcgtccgttctcattctcccgacagtgcacctggcactcatcatgtagtcatacctccatcccctcccccccccacctccccgggtctgcaccttcaagcatgaccattccccagagggtgtgcaacgcactcatcatgtaggcatacacccatcccctccccccaccccccatcccagtctgatatccaattggtatccttccctgatgtacatttaggtgatgatcagggaaaccagttttctggtgagtacatgtgatgcttgtttttccattctttggatacttcacttagtataatgggttccagctctctccaggagaaccaaagagatgtcgtatcattgttatttcttatagctgagtattGCAGAATCACTAAATTACAAAGCAGAAGTGAATGACATAGATCAATTAATCAAGCCCATGTTCTAAATATACAGATTTACTCAGACTTCTCCAGTAAGTGGAGATCCTAATTTTTTAACAACTTCAGAATAGAAATGCCTACAAGATAGCCTATTCCATTTTCATACTGctctattagaaatattttttatcttgtgaTGACTAACCTGGCAATACTTactaatagtaaaataaaacacacatattcCATCTGTCTCAGCAATTCAGATTTTGAGTTGATTCTCACAGAAGCCCATAGGGTACAGGTGTTAATTACAGCAACATTGTGCTGCACAAGAGCTGAGTGTGGTCATGTGTATGTCATTGATATAGTGAATGGGCAAAATCTTGTGTATGTACCATGTGGAGTATCATGCAACAATTAGAAATAGTAGTCTGAATGTACACACTGTAGCAAAAACAGATCTTTCAACACAACTTgtgctgaggggaaaaaaagttttaaatatatatataatgatacCATTTACGTAGGTTTAAAATAAGTTATTGAATAACCACATTTCCTGGGactttgagaaaatgaaatgggatatttcatataaaataacaaattacaagataactataaataaaaaataggcataagaatggaaatgaaagacaagtacaaaatttttaaaaatcaaggataGTTTGACCTCCCCTTTTTTGATTTGAAcgcccttaatttctttctcttgtctgactgctttggctaggacttctagtactatgttgaatagacatggggtgtaatggacattggaaactgaaggtgggaggatggaaggagagtgatggataaaaaaaaatctacctatccAATATAATGGACACTATTCTGGGGATaagtacactgaaagccctgatttcagcatgatacaattcatccatgtaacaaaaaaaaaaaaaaaacacttgtaccctctaaattttttgaaattaaaaaccacaGAGAAGAGCCATGTGTggataaatgataaatgatacaAATGAGTATATTAAGCTCAAACCTTTACTCTTGAAGAAAAAATTTCATGAAGACAGCGACTGTGCCCCTGTCCAAACTAGAATTGCTGTGAAGACATACATCCATTTACCTAAGTTTTTGCTTTGGCAGTCTCTTGTCCTTTCCCTTGATGCCCAAAGAACTATGGAGTTTGGGCACACAGTGTTGATAGACTAGCACAACCCTTAGCCACACCCATGTTTTTTTACCCACCTTCAGCTAAGAGTGGCCACATAACATGAATGTCCAAACAGGAATAGTCAGAAGTCTTGTAGGAAGGGTTTCCCTTCCCGTGGAAAAGGACAAAAGTTCTTAAAAGACCTAATGCTCTtaatcatttttccttcttacttttcaaagatatggaataaacctaagtgtccatcaacagatgaatggataaagcaacagtgaagaaaagaaggagaaaagggtaCTGCTTCTTTCCGATTTCATTTAGCACTGTAGTAGACTTACCGGCTTTCTCCAAGATTGcttgtttcacatattttttaaaaaatgttaacattaaatGAATACTGTTGCCTTTTAATCACCATGACTTAAACACAGGGCCAAGCCAATCACTTCTGGACCAGTGTACTAACCTCATAGTTTCCCTTTCTCATTAATCTATTAATAATCCTTTATCATACATGATATAAAATTTTGAATGTGATACTTGTGGTTATGTTTAGATATAAGTGTAAAGAATTAACATACaattaattaagaaatatataaaagagcaaacatttaaattcaatcaattagaaaaattttcttctgctAAGTTGTGGTCACCCAGCTTTCCAAGAGGCCACAAATCCTGAAATTAATGGTAACTCTGACATAAAAAAGCCCAGACTTATTagtaaataaagatttttattaggAAACTgctgtttttattccattttagtATGCTCTAATTATATAATCTTCTTATACTTCTGCAAATAGTCACAGTACAAAGATGGAGTAAAAGATACAggaatttacttttgaaaattaatcagAATAAAATCTACTGTCTTCAGTGATGTGATGGAATTGTTCAGTTTCTATCTACTGCACACAGCTTTTTGTATGTTAATTCAGGTACCCAGCAGACAACAGTCAACCTTTACTTTGGGGAGATTTCAATTGCACTTGATCATGGAGTGGTCATTTCAAAGGCAAGGATGATCTGCAGTGATGATTAGCAGCAAGAGGAATAGCATCTTCTGTAGCAAAGTGGTCGGTAGCCACAGCATCCAGAGCCGTAACCACAGCCATATCCAAAGGTACCTCCATATCCACAGCCATATCCGCAGCCAGACCTGTATCCACAGCCACTTCCATATCTGCAGCCATTTCCATATCCACAACCATAGCCACAGCCGTAGCCACAGCCGTACCCAGAGCCATAGCCAGAGCCGTATCCACAGCCATAGCCACAGCCATAGCCACAGCCATAGCCAGAGCCGTATCCACAGCTCCCACAGGAGTTTACATAGTAGTTGCAACACATGGTGTCAGGAAGTGAGGTTTCAGGTGAGATGTAGGAGAATATTTCTGAAGTGTGAGTGTCATCTACTCTCCCAGCATCTTTATATACTCTCAGGGATGGATGGGTCATACTCACATGGTCCCTGTTCTCTCATCTGACAACGATTTGCCTATAAGGAACTCATTCTGTATACAACCACTTTGTTAGGAATTCATAATTTACTTACTGCTTCCCCAGGAAGTTGTTCAAGCCTTCAGAGGAAATAAACATAACATTTCCTAAGCACCCCAGCTTATAGAACTATAATTGTAGCTTCCATAATTTCATTTCATGACCATAACATAACACATCATCAAAATATGTTTGACCTATAGATATGTGTTTATTATTCTGCTCTTTCATGATTTTGGAAATCATCTATTAAATTATAAGTTCTACTCACTACTTTtagtatcatcatcattttaatttcttttatttcttccctaatactttgttttttctattataatgACTCTGAATTACTTTTCATGGATTTCGGAAGAGGAATTAAGTATTTTCAACATGTTACACCCACTCCCTGAAACACTGTTCTTCTTCTCTCTAAAAAAAACCTTGTCTATCCCCGTTTTTGTCCGGCAGgttatgacatttttttccttctttgagggaaaaaattttgttaaacttCTGATGGGTCAATTATATGAGGAGATAGatcatttattatataaacaaCAAACTTGTCCAAGAGTTCCAATTTATGGTGAGGGAAATCCTTGGCTCATAACATCTTTGTTGATGAAGTCCAACTGGTAAGTCCAATTCTTAAACACAGATCTGTTTGTGGGTTTACTCAGACTACTCTCACATTTGTGCTTCATATCATTGCTTCCCACTAAAATGTAACTAATCAATAATTAATACCTCCAGACAAGTGGAGTTGATGGGGAATGGGAGAACTCTATCAAAGGACAGACAATTTCAGTAAGATAGGAGGAATCAGCTTTAGTGATCTATTTCACAGatggtgactataataaataataatgcagtgtatatttcaaaaatttctaaaagggtagatttgaaatattttcaccaCAATAAAAGCATAAATACATAAGGTGATGGATTTcttattagcttgatttaataatTCACGGTATATTCTTGATTTTAGTCTCACTTatcttttccaaaacaaaattttaataatggtaCTTACTGACACTGCTTTTGTTGAATACCTTACACTATGACATTAATAATAGTTAACCTTTCCATGGGAtttcttcttcatcctctctTTGACTTTACATCATCTTCTCCCATCATCTATGATAAATGGATCTGTGGTCCATGACCACTCTTCATTGGTACCTCTTCGACTTTGCCCTAAGTTTGGGGATTCTTGTGGCTACTTTACCCTCCATCTTTGCTTCTTACTTTACACACTAGATAATCTTGTCTGCTACCACTGACTTCACTACTTTATATACACAAATGGCTCCTAGGACTAAAACTATCTCTGTCAGTCTGGGTCCAATCAGGAGACAAAAGTATCATACTGTTGGTTAATCAGGAAaagtttcatataaaaattataaactataataaaaGAACATCTATACAATTTGAAGAAACTACATGGTACTCTAAGgctgtgaaaaataagaaaggaaaaacttgGAAGGGATATTCTACTCACTGAATGTATGGATTGAAAAATTGTTTTGCTATAGTTGAAAATACCATACTGTgcactttaaaacatttgttaagagggtagatatCATGTTAAATGTTCCTAtcactagaggaaaaaaaatacagcagaGGAAACTTTTACGGATGATGaatatgtttattaccttgattgtggatATGGTTTCATGGGGGTATGCATATGTCTGAACTCATAAAactatatacattaaatatgtgtgcttgtgtattaattttatttcaataaagctaataaataaaacttgttcTGCAAGTCACTGGGCAAACAGAAGGCCCCTTCTGGAGCTCAGTCAGTGAACAAGTGATACGCATCTGGTGGTGTGGGCATTGGAGGGTCTGGGAAGCCCTGGGCTATAGGAAGACTAGGACAGGCCAGTGGGGGCAGCCTGAGGAAAGGAATCTGGGTGTCTGTGTGGGTAGGAGCCCTGCAGAGACTCATGTGCAAAAAGTCTTCACAGTGCTAGTTTTCATGTAGAAGGGGCCAAATAAAAGTTATTGCTGGGCTGAAGCTCAATGTCACTGAGGATCCAGGATATTTTGGACCCAAGGCTGCAGTGGAGCTTCACCAGATGTCCCCACACCCGCACTGCCAACACCCTCTACTTCCCTTCTGTGCTGCAGGCAAACAATGCAGGTGAGCTGCTTCCTCCTGGAATGTCCCTGCAGCATCCTCTCCTGAGAAAAGTGAAAGTTGCACCCACATTAAAGGAGAAATTCTCACAGGAATTTCTGTGATATCTCCCATCTATCATCAAAGCATATATATTGAAGGATGAATTTGATGCTAAGAGGCCATAAATTGATAACCAGTACAGTTTCTTTTCCAAGTTCGAGAGGCTCTGTAAGAGAAATAACTTTCTCTGGCAAACTGATTAATTTCCTGGCTGAACCATTTACTAATTATACGGTCATTGAGAATGTCCTCAACCTGTATGAACCTCAGTTTCTGCAACTGCCAAAtgggattaaaaataataacatgtatttaaaaattttgtcaagaGGCCTATGGAAAATACATAGGAAATATAAAGTTGTAGCACATATCCTGACATATAGTAgagacaatatatttatttatttccccctttcctttatcaaaatataagcattcccaaataatagtttttcaaatttctctatGTACTTGTATTGATCTATATATTATGCTACTATTTTAGGATTTGctttaatgttactatttttaaagtatgtgtaagatatatatacatcataaatatacatatatatcaattaatgtttttcattaaaaatttttcaaaaatgaccAAACACCCTCAGAAAATGAACTACCATGTAATTACTTCAGTTCACCTTGCCCCTGAAGCATTTTTCAtagtaatatttttgtaaaaatatgaaatcaagcAATACATCATCACAGGGATTGGCTCCATAGCATATTTGGAAGCTCAGCAACCatgaaaattcattaaaatgaccaACACCTAAATTGGAAACGTGCCTATGTATTAAATAGGGGGAAAGTAAATTTCTGCATTCCCAGACTATCATAGGATTGCTGTGTAAAAGTCAGTCAGTCTCTGTTTGGAAGTGTGCCCATACTGCACTTGAAGATTTCCATGGACATGAGTAATCTGTCCCTATAAAAAGGTCCCACTGGTTCATGAGATCATATTCTAAAAGTTCTGTGAGAATCACATAACAGCAAATATGCATATCCCCTCTTTTTACTTAATCTGAGTCAAAATGTGATTTTATCCAACTCCACTCACAACTAGGCagtaaattctttttctattggAAACATTTCCTCTTCATATGTCTGTATTTGAGACTTAAAATCATTCTGTGAAACTACCAGATTATGAATTATGAACGTCATTTTAACTGAGGAGGCTAAGGTTCAGAAGAGTTCGGGTCCTAATCAAAACCACATTTCCAAGTTTTCTTGATGTCACATGCTATGGATAATTTTCTCCAGAAACAGATCAGTAA encodes:
- the LOC123650834 gene encoding keratin-associated protein 21-2 — translated: MCCNYYVNSCGSCGYGSGYGCGYGCGYGCGYGSGYGSGYGCGYGCGYGCGYGNGCRYGSGCGYRSGCGYGCGYGGTFGYGCGYGSGCCGYRPLCYRRCYSSCC